A stretch of the Notamacropus eugenii isolate mMacEug1 chromosome 2, mMacEug1.pri_v2, whole genome shotgun sequence genome encodes the following:
- the ADPRM gene encoding manganese-dependent ADP-ribose/CDP-alcohol diphosphatase isoform X6, producing the protein MDKNLSSGAIDEISEPCFSFGIISDIQYADIEDGYNFLRTRTRYYRYSLCHLQGAIEEWNEESNHLFFVLQLGDIIDGFNAQYKVSEESLENVLKEFKKLKAPVHHSWGNHEFYNFSRDYLKNSKLNTKFLGDQIAHCPETIPSENYYAYHFVPFPKFRFVLLDAYDLSVLGLDQSSPKYQDCMKMLKEKNPNKELNSPQGLSEPQFVRYNGGFSQDQLDWFNAVLTFSDTNQEKVVVVGHVPIHPDTSEEECLAWNYRDALSVIWSHKCVVCFFAGHNHDGGYCIDTHGVHHITLEGVIETPPDSQAFGSVHVYPDKMVLKGRGRVPDRIMYYKKD; encoded by the exons ATGGATAAAAACCTCAGTTCAGGAGCCATAGATGAGATCTCAGAACCATGTTTCAGCTTTGGAATAATCTCAGATATTCAATATGCTGATATAGAAGATGGCTATAATTTCCTAAGAACCAGAACGAGATACTACCGATACAGTCTCTGTCATCTTCAAGGAGCTATTGAAGAATGGAATGAAGAAAGCAATCACCTCTTTTTTGTGTTGCAACTTGGTGATATCATTGATGGATTTAATGCACAGTATAAAGTGTCAGAAGAGTCACTAGAGAATGTCCTGAAGGAATTTAAAAAACTCAAAGCCCCTGTTCATCATTCATGGGGAAACCATGAATTCTACAACTTCAGCAGGGACTATTTAAAAAACTCTAAGCTTAACACAAAATTTTTAGGAGATCAAATTGCACATTGTCCTGAGACCATACCTTCAGAAAACTATTATGCTTACCACTTTGTACCTTTCCCTAAATTTCGGTTTGTTTTACTTGATGCTTATGATCTAAGTGTCCTTGGACTGGATCAATCTTCTCCAAAATATCAAGATTGTATGAAGATGCTGAAGGAGAAGAATCCAAATAAGGAACTGAATAGCCCTCAAG GACTTTCCGAACCTCAGTTTGTCCGGTATAATGGAGGATTCAGTCAGGACCAGTTGGACTGGTTCAATGCAGTTCTTACCTTCTCTGACACAAACCAAGAAAAGGTAGTGGTTGTGG GTCATGTTCCTATTCACCCAGACACCTCTGAAGAAGAATGCCTTGCCTGGAATTACAGAGATGCTCTCTCAGTCATTTGGTCTCATAAATGTGTGGTGTGTTTCTTTGCTGGTCATAATCATGATGGTGGGTACTGCATAGATACTCATGGTGTGCACCATATCACACTGGAAGGGGTTATTGAAACCCCACCAGACAGCCAGGCTTTTGGTTCAGTGCATGTTTATCCTGATAAAATGGTGttgaaagggagaggcagagttCCAGATAGGATCATGTATTACAAGAAGGACTGA
- the ADPRM gene encoding manganese-dependent ADP-ribose/CDP-alcohol diphosphatase isoform X4, translated as MVPPEMRVAFRVVRGCEGLGERKRFQETSLKVMDKNLSSGAIDEISEPCFSFGIISDIQYADIEDGYNFLRTRTRYYRYSLCHLQGAIEEWNEESNHLFFVLQLGDIIDGFNAQYKVSEESLENVLKEFKKLKAPVHHSWGNHEFYNFSRDYLKNSKLNTKFLGDQIAHCPETIPSENYYAYHFVPFPKFRFVLLDAYDLSVLGLDQSSPKYQDCMKMLKEKNPNKELNSPQGLSEPQFVRYNGGFSQDQLDWFNAVLTFSDTNQEKVVVVGHVPIHPDTSEEECLAWNYRDALSVIWSHKCVVCFFAGHNHDGGYCIDTHGVHHITLEGVIETPPDSQAFGSVHVYPDKMVLKGRGRVPDRIMYYKKD; from the exons ATGGTTCCACCGGAAATGAGAGTCGCCTTCCGGGTGGTTAGGGGATGCGAAGGTCTCGGTGAGAGGAAGCG tTTTCAGGAAACCAGTTTAAAAGTTATGGATAAAAACCTCAGTTCAGGAGCCATAGATGAGATCTCAGAACCATGTTTCAGCTTTGGAATAATCTCAGATATTCAATATGCTGATATAGAAGATGGCTATAATTTCCTAAGAACCAGAACGAGATACTACCGATACAGTCTCTGTCATCTTCAAGGAGCTATTGAAGAATGGAATGAAGAAAGCAATCACCTCTTTTTTGTGTTGCAACTTGGTGATATCATTGATGGATTTAATGCACAGTATAAAGTGTCAGAAGAGTCACTAGAGAATGTCCTGAAGGAATTTAAAAAACTCAAAGCCCCTGTTCATCATTCATGGGGAAACCATGAATTCTACAACTTCAGCAGGGACTATTTAAAAAACTCTAAGCTTAACACAAAATTTTTAGGAGATCAAATTGCACATTGTCCTGAGACCATACCTTCAGAAAACTATTATGCTTACCACTTTGTACCTTTCCCTAAATTTCGGTTTGTTTTACTTGATGCTTATGATCTAAGTGTCCTTGGACTGGATCAATCTTCTCCAAAATATCAAGATTGTATGAAGATGCTGAAGGAGAAGAATCCAAATAAGGAACTGAATAGCCCTCAAG GACTTTCCGAACCTCAGTTTGTCCGGTATAATGGAGGATTCAGTCAGGACCAGTTGGACTGGTTCAATGCAGTTCTTACCTTCTCTGACACAAACCAAGAAAAGGTAGTGGTTGTGG GTCATGTTCCTATTCACCCAGACACCTCTGAAGAAGAATGCCTTGCCTGGAATTACAGAGATGCTCTCTCAGTCATTTGGTCTCATAAATGTGTGGTGTGTTTCTTTGCTGGTCATAATCATGATGGTGGGTACTGCATAGATACTCATGGTGTGCACCATATCACACTGGAAGGGGTTATTGAAACCCCACCAGACAGCCAGGCTTTTGGTTCAGTGCATGTTTATCCTGATAAAATGGTGttgaaagggagaggcagagttCCAGATAGGATCATGTATTACAAGAAGGACTGA
- the ADPRM gene encoding manganese-dependent ADP-ribose/CDP-alcohol diphosphatase isoform X3, whose product MKRGRNGRLRLLGNRHTAGWREGGRVIGQEGQPSPPKLPLPHLPVGCPEPLLRWFGGGGSLRLASCVDLVLAPGTVYPKGLSAVIGDKCGRKNTGFGVRTVDFSFQETSLKVMDKNLSSGAIDEISEPCFSFGIISDIQYADIEDGYNFLRTRTRYYRYSLCHLQGAIEEWNEESNHLFFVLQLGDIIDGFNAQYKVSEESLENVLKEFKKLKAPVHHSWGNHEFYNFSRDYLKNSKLNTKFLGDQIAHCPETIPSENYYAYHFVPFPKFRFVLLDAYDLSVLGLDQSSPKYQDCMKMLKEKNPNKELNSPQGLSEPQFVRYNGGFSQDQLDWFNAVLTFSDTNQEKVVVVGHVPIHPDTSEEECLAWNYRDALSVIWSHKCVVCFFAGHNHDDKELLRNCPTTKE is encoded by the exons atgaaaagagggagaaatgggAGGCTGAGGCTCCTTGGGAACCGCCATACTGCCGGATGGAGGGAGGGTGGTCGGGTCATAGGTCAGGAGGGAcagccctcccccccaaaactccccctcccccacctccccgtCGGCTGTCCTGAGCCACTTCTGAGATGGTTTGGAGGTGGTGGATCCTTGCGACTCGCGTCTTGTGTAGACCTTGTGCTAGCCCCTGGGACTGTCTATCCGAAAGGCCTTTCAGCTGTCATTGGAGATAAGTGTGGTAGAAAGAATaccggatttggagtcagaacagTTGATTTCAG tTTTCAGGAAACCAGTTTAAAAGTTATGGATAAAAACCTCAGTTCAGGAGCCATAGATGAGATCTCAGAACCATGTTTCAGCTTTGGAATAATCTCAGATATTCAATATGCTGATATAGAAGATGGCTATAATTTCCTAAGAACCAGAACGAGATACTACCGATACAGTCTCTGTCATCTTCAAGGAGCTATTGAAGAATGGAATGAAGAAAGCAATCACCTCTTTTTTGTGTTGCAACTTGGTGATATCATTGATGGATTTAATGCACAGTATAAAGTGTCAGAAGAGTCACTAGAGAATGTCCTGAAGGAATTTAAAAAACTCAAAGCCCCTGTTCATCATTCATGGGGAAACCATGAATTCTACAACTTCAGCAGGGACTATTTAAAAAACTCTAAGCTTAACACAAAATTTTTAGGAGATCAAATTGCACATTGTCCTGAGACCATACCTTCAGAAAACTATTATGCTTACCACTTTGTACCTTTCCCTAAATTTCGGTTTGTTTTACTTGATGCTTATGATCTAAGTGTCCTTGGACTGGATCAATCTTCTCCAAAATATCAAGATTGTATGAAGATGCTGAAGGAGAAGAATCCAAATAAGGAACTGAATAGCCCTCAAG GACTTTCCGAACCTCAGTTTGTCCGGTATAATGGAGGATTCAGTCAGGACCAGTTGGACTGGTTCAATGCAGTTCTTACCTTCTCTGACACAAACCAAGAAAAGGTAGTGGTTGTGG GTCATGTTCCTATTCACCCAGACACCTCTGAAGAAGAATGCCTTGCCTGGAATTACAGAGATGCTCTCTCAGTCATTTGGTCTCATAAATGTGTGGTGTGTTTCTTTGCTGGTCATAATCATGATG
- the ADPRM gene encoding manganese-dependent ADP-ribose/CDP-alcohol diphosphatase isoform X2 translates to MKRGRNGRLRLLGNRHTAGWREGGRVIGQEGQPSPPKLPLPHLPVGCPEPLLRWFGGGGSLRLASCVDLVLAPGTVYPKGLSAVIGDKCGRKNTGFGVRTVDFSFQETSLKVMDKNLSSGAIDEISEPCFSFGIISDIQYADIEDGYNFLRTRTRYYRYSLCHLQGAIEEWNEESNHLFFVLQLGDIIDGFNAQYKVSEESLENVLKEFKKLKAPVHHSWGNHEFYNFSRDYLKNSKLNTKFLGDQIAHCPETIPSENYYAYHFVPFPKFRFVLLDAYDLSVLGLDQSSPKYQDCMKMLKEKNPNKELNSPQGLSEPQFVRYNGGFSQDQLDWFNAVLTFSDTNQEKVVVVGHVPIHPDTSEEECLAWNYRDALSVIWSHKCVVCFFAGHNHDGGYCIDTHGVHHITLEGVIETPPDSQAFGSVHVYPDKMVLKGRGRVPDRIMYYKKD, encoded by the exons atgaaaagagggagaaatgggAGGCTGAGGCTCCTTGGGAACCGCCATACTGCCGGATGGAGGGAGGGTGGTCGGGTCATAGGTCAGGAGGGAcagccctcccccccaaaactccccctcccccacctccccgtCGGCTGTCCTGAGCCACTTCTGAGATGGTTTGGAGGTGGTGGATCCTTGCGACTCGCGTCTTGTGTAGACCTTGTGCTAGCCCCTGGGACTGTCTATCCGAAAGGCCTTTCAGCTGTCATTGGAGATAAGTGTGGTAGAAAGAATaccggatttggagtcagaacagTTGATTTCAG tTTTCAGGAAACCAGTTTAAAAGTTATGGATAAAAACCTCAGTTCAGGAGCCATAGATGAGATCTCAGAACCATGTTTCAGCTTTGGAATAATCTCAGATATTCAATATGCTGATATAGAAGATGGCTATAATTTCCTAAGAACCAGAACGAGATACTACCGATACAGTCTCTGTCATCTTCAAGGAGCTATTGAAGAATGGAATGAAGAAAGCAATCACCTCTTTTTTGTGTTGCAACTTGGTGATATCATTGATGGATTTAATGCACAGTATAAAGTGTCAGAAGAGTCACTAGAGAATGTCCTGAAGGAATTTAAAAAACTCAAAGCCCCTGTTCATCATTCATGGGGAAACCATGAATTCTACAACTTCAGCAGGGACTATTTAAAAAACTCTAAGCTTAACACAAAATTTTTAGGAGATCAAATTGCACATTGTCCTGAGACCATACCTTCAGAAAACTATTATGCTTACCACTTTGTACCTTTCCCTAAATTTCGGTTTGTTTTACTTGATGCTTATGATCTAAGTGTCCTTGGACTGGATCAATCTTCTCCAAAATATCAAGATTGTATGAAGATGCTGAAGGAGAAGAATCCAAATAAGGAACTGAATAGCCCTCAAG GACTTTCCGAACCTCAGTTTGTCCGGTATAATGGAGGATTCAGTCAGGACCAGTTGGACTGGTTCAATGCAGTTCTTACCTTCTCTGACACAAACCAAGAAAAGGTAGTGGTTGTGG GTCATGTTCCTATTCACCCAGACACCTCTGAAGAAGAATGCCTTGCCTGGAATTACAGAGATGCTCTCTCAGTCATTTGGTCTCATAAATGTGTGGTGTGTTTCTTTGCTGGTCATAATCATGATGGTGGGTACTGCATAGATACTCATGGTGTGCACCATATCACACTGGAAGGGGTTATTGAAACCCCACCAGACAGCCAGGCTTTTGGTTCAGTGCATGTTTATCCTGATAAAATGGTGttgaaagggagaggcagagttCCAGATAGGATCATGTATTACAAGAAGGACTGA